The proteins below are encoded in one region of Gemmatimonadota bacterium:
- a CDS encoding GvpL/GvpF family gas vesicle protein: MVERQAAPGFYLFGFVRAVESWEILRRKDTEGLGLQRVAYRDVAAVVAPMEFGHVEVAEETILTHHRVNDETMRRETVLPAPVGVVFRDRKAVLRLLREQHHLIDRGLALVEGHWEVRIQMDATGAEPAGIERGELARRAFAELKESARASTPFEVAEDTVFGAAFLVERDRLSSFVERAEALESSLDGELAFDITWPWPPYDFIRLTD, translated from the coding sequence ATGGTTGAGCGGCAGGCGGCGCCCGGCTTTTACCTGTTCGGCTTCGTTCGCGCGGTCGAGAGCTGGGAGATCCTTCGTCGCAAGGATACGGAGGGGCTTGGCCTGCAGAGAGTCGCCTACCGGGATGTGGCCGCCGTGGTCGCCCCGATGGAGTTCGGGCACGTCGAGGTAGCCGAGGAGACAATCCTGACCCACCATCGCGTCAACGACGAGACCATGCGCAGGGAGACCGTCTTGCCGGCTCCGGTGGGCGTGGTGTTCAGGGACAGGAAGGCGGTTCTGCGGCTCCTGCGGGAGCAACACCACTTGATCGATCGAGGCCTGGCTCTCGTCGAGGGGCACTGGGAGGTGCGGATACAAATGGACGCGACCGGCGCGGAGCCGGCCGGGATCGAACGCGGCGAGCTGGCTCGCCGAGCGTTCGCTGAACTGAAAGAGTCGGCGCGCGCGTCGACCCCCTTCGAGGTCGCCGAGGACACGGTCTTCGGGGCGGCCTTCCTGGTCGAACGGGACCGCCTGTCGAGCTTCGTGGAGCGCGCGGAGGCGCTCGAATCGTCGCTCGACGGTGAGCTGGCGTTCGACATCACCTGGCCCTGGCCTCCGTACGATTTCATCCGCCTCACGGATTGA